In one Oscillospiraceae bacterium genomic region, the following are encoded:
- a CDS encoding epoxyqueuosine reductase, which translates to MSYARVAPLMSPENRDRAQALCPGAATAFVAAFPYYAGERPGNLSLYARGADYHPALVRRLTPVCDFLHGKYPEYSFLPAADSSPLPEREIAWLAGLGLRGENGLFILPPWGSYLFLGTILTAAPFDPPPAQPAPPCLGCGKCRRVCPTGALGGIEQTFHVKQCLSDLTQRKGDLTGEEAALLRAHPYVWGCDLCQRCCPYNAAPRETELPEFRENLTDFLTAGMLEGLTNRAFRARYGDRAFAWRGPAVLRRNLAFKDE; encoded by the coding sequence GTGTCCTATGCCCGGGTCGCCCCGCTCATGTCCCCGGAGAACCGGGACAGGGCGCAGGCGCTCTGCCCCGGCGCGGCCACGGCCTTTGTGGCCGCCTTCCCCTACTACGCGGGGGAGCGGCCCGGCAACCTGTCTCTCTACGCCCGTGGGGCGGACTACCACCCCGCGCTGGTGCGGCGGCTCACGCCGGTGTGTGATTTTCTGCACGGGAAATACCCGGAGTATTCCTTTTTGCCCGCCGCCGACAGCTCACCGCTGCCGGAGCGGGAGATCGCGTGGCTGGCGGGGCTGGGCCTGCGGGGGGAAAACGGCCTCTTCATCCTGCCCCCCTGGGGCTCCTACCTGTTTTTGGGCACCATCCTGACCGCCGCGCCCTTCGATCCGCCCCCGGCCCAGCCCGCCCCGCCCTGCCTGGGCTGCGGCAAATGCCGGCGCGTCTGCCCCACCGGGGCGCTGGGCGGTATCGAACAAACGTTTCACGTGAAACAGTGCCTCTCCGACCTGACCCAGCGCAAGGGGGATCTGACGGGGGAGGAGGCGGCGCTGCTGCGCGCCCACCCCTATGTGTGGGGCTGCGACCTGTGCCAGCGCTGCTGTCCCTACAACGCCGCCCCCCGGGAGACGGAATTGCCCGAATTCCGGGAGAATCTGACCGACTTTTTGACCGCCGGGATGCTGGAGGGCCTGACCAACCGCGCCTTTCGGGCGCGCTACGGGGACCGGGCCTTCGCCTGGCGCGGCCCGGCGGTGCTGCGGCGCAACCTGGCCTTCAAGGACGAATAA
- the murE_2 gene encoding UDP-N-acetylmuramoyl-L-alanyl-D-glutamate--L-lysi ne ligase, whose amino-acid sequence MKRPRLPLGDYYQLLLRHALLVDPYPLPIDLTRPVSLVSCDSKVVVPNTLFICKGASFKAQYLLDAVAQGAFAYVSERAYPEALGVPCIRVSDIRTAMGLMADLSFGHPSAALRVTGITGTKGKTTTAYYIKSILDAWLAAQNHRESAILSTIVTDDGVERRPAKLTTPEPLDLQKHLFNAVSAGADYVTMEFSSQALKYGRVIGVELDAAVFLNIGEDHISPREHPDFEDYFASKLLIFRQSGAACVNLDCDHAGRVLEAARICPMVVTYSHKDPAADVYATQVRKDGRHIRFHLRTPRYERELSIAMPGLFNVENALAAAAVAEVYGIPAEAVDAGLSRAFVPGRMEHYGSADGRVSVIVDYAHNGMSLDALLRSARAEYPGRELTVLFGCTGDKGIDRREGMGTAAGKLADRILLTEDDPGHEQVEAICRDIGGFITPFGKEFTVIPDREEAVFAAVLECRAPAVVVLAGKGCEQAQKRAHGPEACVPDGMLAEQALRRYDERQRAL is encoded by the coding sequence ATGAAGCGCCCCCGTCTGCCCCTGGGCGACTACTACCAGCTCCTGCTGCGCCACGCTCTGCTGGTGGACCCCTATCCGCTGCCCATCGACCTGACCCGCCCCGTCTCCCTGGTGTCCTGCGACTCCAAGGTGGTGGTCCCCAACACCCTGTTCATCTGCAAGGGGGCCTCCTTCAAGGCCCAATACCTGCTGGACGCGGTGGCGCAGGGGGCCTTCGCCTACGTCAGCGAGCGGGCCTACCCCGAGGCCCTGGGCGTACCCTGCATCCGGGTGAGCGACATCCGCACCGCCATGGGCCTCATGGCGGATTTGTCCTTCGGCCACCCCTCGGCCGCGCTGCGGGTGACGGGCATCACGGGCACCAAGGGCAAGACCACCACGGCCTACTATATCAAATCCATCCTGGACGCCTGGCTGGCGGCGCAGAACCACCGGGAGAGCGCCATTTTGTCCACTATAGTTACCGACGACGGGGTGGAGCGCCGCCCGGCCAAGCTGACCACGCCGGAGCCGCTGGATCTGCAAAAGCACCTCTTCAACGCCGTGTCCGCCGGGGCGGACTACGTGACCATGGAGTTCTCCAGCCAGGCCCTGAAATACGGGCGGGTCATCGGGGTGGAGCTGGACGCGGCGGTCTTTCTCAACATCGGGGAGGACCACATCTCCCCCCGGGAGCACCCGGATTTTGAGGACTACTTTGCCTCCAAGCTGCTGATCTTCCGCCAGTCCGGGGCGGCCTGCGTCAACCTGGACTGCGACCACGCCGGGCGCGTGCTGGAGGCCGCGCGTATCTGCCCCATGGTGGTCACCTACTCCCACAAGGACCCGGCCGCGGACGTGTACGCCACCCAGGTGCGCAAGGACGGGCGGCACATCCGCTTCCATCTGCGCACCCCCCGGTACGAACGGGAGCTGTCCATCGCCATGCCGGGCCTCTTTAACGTGGAAAACGCCCTGGCCGCCGCCGCCGTGGCGGAGGTCTACGGCATTCCCGCCGAAGCGGTGGACGCGGGGCTGTCCCGGGCCTTTGTGCCCGGGCGCATGGAGCACTACGGCAGCGCCGACGGCCGGGTTTCGGTCATCGTGGACTACGCCCACAACGGCATGAGCCTGGACGCGCTGCTCCGCTCGGCCCGGGCGGAGTACCCCGGCCGGGAGCTGACGGTGCTCTTCGGCTGCACGGGGGACAAGGGCATCGACCGCCGGGAGGGCATGGGCACCGCCGCCGGGAAGCTGGCCGACCGCATCCTGCTCACCGAGGACGACCCCGGCCACGAGCAGGTGGAGGCCATCTGCCGGGACATCGGCGGCTTTATCACCCCCTTCGGCAAGGAGTTTACCGTGATACCCGACCGGGAGGAGGCCGTCTTCGCCGCCGTGCTGGAGTGCCGCGCCCCCGCCGTGGTGGTGCTGGCGGGCAAGGGCTGCGAGCAGGCCCAGAAGCGCGCCCACGGCCCCGAGGCCTGCGTGCCCGACGGCATGCTGGCCGAACAGGCGCTGAGACGCTACGACGAGCGCCAAAGGGCCCTATGA
- the carB2 gene encoding D-aspartate ligase, which yields MDTKASFVPLLLGADINVYSMARAFHEAYGVKTVAFGMYPSGPCFGSDIIDYRVCENNDAPEVVLKNVTAVAEEFPDKQVILLGCGDNYLTSIACNLDKFPSSVIAPYIPLALMEELIHKEKFYELCDKYGIDHPATFVYKKGMGHDFTLPFDGPFVVKPAESATYWDHPFDTQKKAYVLQTRAEVDKVLDEIYEHGYEDSLIVQDFIPGDDAYMRVVTCYSGEDGKVRLMCVGHVLLEEHTRHGIGNHAVIITEPEPELCEKLRGFLEDIGYVGFSNFDVKYDRRDGTFKVFEINCRQGRSNYYVTGAGHNLAKYLVEDRIEHRDCPLKITENRHLWRVIPLKVALDYIPSSYHGQMRELIGAGQWVNPLFYTPDKNLVHKLRILKDQWRYKQRYASSTEKAN from the coding sequence ATGGATACAAAAGCTAGCTTCGTGCCCCTGCTGCTGGGGGCGGACATCAACGTGTACAGCATGGCCCGGGCCTTTCACGAGGCCTATGGCGTCAAAACCGTGGCTTTCGGCATGTACCCCTCCGGCCCCTGCTTCGGCAGCGACATCATCGACTACCGGGTGTGCGAAAACAACGACGCGCCGGAGGTGGTGCTGAAAAACGTGACCGCGGTGGCGGAGGAGTTTCCCGATAAGCAGGTCATCCTGCTGGGCTGCGGGGACAATTACCTCACCTCCATCGCCTGCAACCTGGACAAGTTCCCCTCCAGCGTAATCGCCCCCTACATCCCCCTGGCGCTGATGGAGGAGCTGATCCACAAGGAGAAGTTCTACGAGCTGTGCGACAAGTACGGCATCGACCATCCGGCCACCTTCGTCTATAAGAAGGGCATGGGCCACGACTTCACCCTGCCCTTCGACGGCCCCTTCGTGGTCAAGCCCGCCGAGAGCGCCACCTACTGGGACCACCCCTTCGACACCCAGAAGAAGGCCTACGTCCTCCAGACCCGGGCCGAGGTGGACAAGGTGCTGGACGAGATCTACGAGCACGGGTACGAGGACTCCCTCATCGTCCAGGACTTCATCCCCGGGGATGACGCCTACATGCGGGTGGTCACCTGCTACTCCGGCGAGGACGGCAAGGTGCGCCTCATGTGCGTGGGCCACGTGCTGCTGGAGGAGCACACCCGCCACGGCATCGGCAACCACGCGGTGATCATCACCGAGCCGGAGCCGGAGCTGTGCGAGAAGCTGCGCGGCTTCCTGGAGGACATCGGCTACGTGGGCTTCTCCAACTTCGACGTAAAGTACGACCGGCGGGACGGCACGTTCAAGGTCTTTGAGATCAACTGCCGCCAGGGCCGCAGCAACTACTACGTCACCGGCGCGGGCCACAACCTGGCCAAATACCTGGTGGAGGACCGCATCGAGCACCGGGACTGCCCGCTGAAAATCACCGAGAACCGCCACCTCTGGCGGGTGATCCCCCTGAAGGTGGCCCTGGACTATATCCCCAGCAGCTACCACGGGCAGATGAGGGAGCTCATCGGCGCGGGGCAGTGGGTCAACCCCCTGTTCTACACCCCCGACAAGAACCTGGTGCACAAGCTGCGCATCCTCAAGGACCAGTGGCGCTACAAGCAGCGCTACGCCAGCTCCACGGAGAAGGCGAACTGA
- a CDS encoding CBS domain-containing protein: MQVRDFMNPSVVSITPGESASLAARLLSRHNVGSLPVCGEDGGLRGIVTDRDIVLRCVAAEEDPAHVPVKDIMTRNCSVVSPDDDAREATRLMAARQVRRLPVLEGGKVVGMVSLGDLAKSHQFDMEASKALSEISDNVKKL; encoded by the coding sequence ATGCAAGTGCGCGACTTTATGAACCCCAGCGTGGTGTCCATCACCCCCGGCGAATCGGCCTCCCTGGCGGCCAGGCTCCTGTCCCGGCACAACGTGGGTTCCCTGCCCGTGTGCGGGGAGGACGGCGGGCTGCGGGGCATCGTGACCGACCGGGACATCGTACTGCGCTGCGTGGCGGCGGAGGAGGACCCCGCCCACGTGCCCGTGAAAGACATCATGACCCGCAACTGCTCCGTGGTCTCCCCGGACGACGACGCCCGGGAGGCCACCCGCCTCATGGCGGCCCGGCAGGTGCGCCGCCTGCCCGTGCTGGAGGGCGGCAAGGTGGTGGGCATGGTCTCCCTGGGGGATCTGGCCAAGAGCCACCAGTTCGACATGGAGGCCAGCAAGGCCCTGTCCGAGATCTCCGACAACGTGAAGAAGCTGTAG
- a CDS encoding aspartate racemase: MEQRLGILGGMGPQATQVFYQRILDMTDAATDQEHLPTLILSDTAMPDRTAAILGGEEDAVFSRLLADAQLLERCGCTALAIPCNTSHYFADRLQRALRAPIVNMVREATAAMVREGYHRVGILATDGTVQTGIYQKECAAQGVEGVAPDPETQRVVMSIIYDEIKRGEKGSREKFAAIDRALRRMGCDGAILACTELSVYRAYHGLPDYYLDAMDVLAQRCIAACGYALRTV; this comes from the coding sequence ATGGAGCAGCGTCTCGGTATTTTAGGGGGCATGGGGCCGCAGGCCACCCAGGTCTTTTACCAGCGCATCCTGGACATGACCGACGCGGCCACCGACCAGGAGCACCTGCCCACCCTGATTTTGAGCGACACCGCCATGCCCGACCGCACCGCCGCCATCCTGGGCGGGGAGGAGGACGCGGTCTTTTCCCGCCTGCTGGCCGACGCGCAGCTCCTGGAGCGCTGCGGCTGTACGGCCCTGGCCATCCCCTGCAACACCTCCCACTACTTTGCCGACCGGCTCCAGCGGGCGCTGCGCGCGCCCATCGTCAACATGGTGCGGGAGGCCACCGCCGCCATGGTGCGGGAGGGGTACCACCGGGTGGGCATCCTGGCCACCGACGGCACGGTGCAGACCGGGATTTACCAGAAGGAGTGCGCCGCCCAGGGCGTGGAGGGGGTCGCCCCCGACCCGGAGACCCAGCGGGTGGTCATGAGCATCATCTACGACGAGATCAAGCGGGGTGAGAAGGGCAGCCGGGAGAAGTTCGCCGCCATCGACCGGGCGCTGCGGCGCATGGGGTGCGACGGAGCCATCCTGGCCTGTACGGAGCTGTCGGTCTACCGGGCCTACCACGGCCTGCCCGACTACTACCTGGACGCCATGGACGTGCTGGCCCAGCGCTGTATCGCCGCCTGCGGCTACGCCCTGCGCACCGTCTGA
- the relA gene encoding GTP pyrophosphokinase, producing MDPILERYQALEDKVKAYNPALDAKRLFSAFTYADNAHAGQLRKDGSPYITHPLAVAEIVADLELDTDSIIAALLHDVIEDTASTHDEIAKLFSPTVADLVEGVTKLTRVQYTSKEEEQMENLRKMLMAMAKDIRVILIKICDRLHNMRTMNYQSPRKQREKALETMEIYAPIAHRLGMQKIKWELEDTSLKYLDPVGYREIADELAARSSAHEEFLGAIRKKIQDRMDEEGIKCTVYGRVKHIYSIYRKMYAQNKTLDEIFDLYAFRVIVDDVTECYNVLGCIHDLFKPVLGRFKDYIGTAKPNGYQSLHTTVIGREGIPFEVQIRTWDMHHTAEYGIAAHWKYKQGMANDKLGTEEAFEWVRKLLENQQDADAEEFVRTLKVDMFADEVFVFTPRGDVINLPAGATPIDFAYNIHSAVGNHMTGAKVNGRIVTFDTPLKNGDIVEVITSKNAHGPSRDWLKVCKSNEARNKIRQWFKKERREENIATGRSAFESELKHVGLSMAVITAEDVLPFILKKVRFGTLDELYAAIGYGGMTAQKAVVRVKDEMTRLGQAAEKAALEKATADSIIMPAAPAAVPSVKTQRRDQSGIIVEGLDNCLVKFAKCCTPVPGDPVIGFITRGFGVSVHRADCPNAALERRKPEEAGRWVKVSWADGENAAYSTSLEIAAKDRDGLALDVAMALSAVKVKTTSLSARSMPDGYASISMVLEVKGQSELNTVINRLGQIAGVYQIKRAAG from the coding sequence ATGGATCCAATCTTAGAGCGCTATCAGGCGCTGGAGGACAAGGTAAAGGCATATAACCCGGCGCTTGACGCCAAGCGCCTGTTTTCCGCGTTCACCTACGCGGACAACGCCCACGCCGGCCAGCTGCGCAAGGACGGCTCCCCCTATATCACCCACCCCCTGGCGGTGGCGGAGATCGTGGCGGATCTGGAGCTGGACACCGACTCCATCATCGCCGCGCTGCTGCACGACGTGATCGAGGACACGGCCTCCACCCACGACGAGATCGCCAAGCTCTTCTCCCCCACGGTGGCCGACCTGGTGGAGGGGGTCACCAAGCTGACGCGGGTGCAGTACACCTCCAAGGAAGAGGAGCAGATGGAGAACCTGCGCAAGATGCTCATGGCCATGGCCAAGGACATCCGGGTAATCCTGATCAAGATCTGCGACCGGCTGCACAACATGCGCACCATGAACTACCAGAGCCCCCGCAAGCAGCGGGAGAAGGCGCTGGAGACCATGGAGATCTACGCGCCCATCGCCCACCGCCTGGGCATGCAGAAGATCAAGTGGGAGCTGGAGGACACCTCGCTCAAATACCTGGACCCGGTGGGCTACCGGGAGATCGCAGACGAGCTGGCCGCCCGCTCCTCCGCCCACGAGGAGTTTTTGGGGGCCATCCGCAAGAAGATCCAGGACCGGATGGACGAGGAGGGCATCAAGTGCACGGTCTACGGCCGGGTGAAGCACATCTACTCCATCTACCGCAAGATGTACGCCCAGAACAAGACCCTGGACGAGATCTTCGACCTGTACGCCTTCCGGGTCATCGTGGACGACGTGACCGAGTGCTACAACGTGCTGGGCTGCATCCACGACCTGTTCAAGCCGGTGCTGGGCCGCTTCAAGGACTATATCGGCACGGCCAAGCCCAACGGCTACCAGTCCCTGCACACCACGGTCATCGGCCGGGAGGGCATCCCCTTCGAGGTGCAGATCCGCACCTGGGACATGCACCACACGGCGGAGTACGGCATCGCGGCCCACTGGAAGTACAAGCAGGGCATGGCAAACGACAAGCTGGGCACCGAGGAGGCCTTCGAGTGGGTGCGCAAGCTGCTGGAGAACCAGCAGGACGCCGACGCGGAGGAGTTCGTGCGCACCCTCAAGGTGGATATGTTCGCCGACGAGGTGTTCGTCTTTACCCCCCGGGGGGACGTGATCAACCTGCCCGCCGGGGCCACCCCCATCGACTTCGCCTACAACATCCACTCCGCCGTGGGCAACCACATGACGGGGGCCAAGGTCAACGGCCGCATCGTCACCTTCGACACGCCGCTGAAAAACGGCGACATCGTGGAGGTCATCACCTCCAAAAACGCCCACGGCCCCAGCCGGGACTGGCTGAAGGTGTGCAAGTCCAACGAGGCCCGCAACAAGATCCGCCAGTGGTTCAAGAAGGAGCGGCGGGAGGAGAACATCGCCACCGGCCGCTCCGCCTTCGAGTCGGAGCTCAAGCACGTGGGGCTCAGCATGGCGGTCATCACGGCGGAGGACGTGCTCCCCTTCATCCTGAAAAAGGTGCGCTTCGGCACCCTGGACGAGCTGTACGCCGCCATCGGCTACGGCGGCATGACCGCCCAGAAGGCGGTGGTGCGGGTGAAGGACGAGATGACCCGCCTGGGCCAGGCCGCCGAGAAGGCGGCGCTGGAGAAGGCCACCGCCGACAGCATCATCATGCCTGCTGCCCCCGCCGCCGTGCCCTCGGTCAAGACCCAGCGCCGGGACCAGTCGGGCATTATCGTGGAGGGACTGGACAACTGCCTGGTGAAATTCGCCAAGTGCTGCACCCCCGTGCCCGGCGACCCGGTCATCGGCTTCATCACCCGGGGCTTCGGCGTGTCGGTGCACCGCGCCGACTGCCCCAACGCGGCGCTGGAGCGCCGCAAGCCGGAGGAGGCGGGCCGCTGGGTCAAGGTGAGCTGGGCGGACGGGGAGAACGCCGCCTACTCCACCTCCCTGGAGATCGCCGCCAAGGACCGGGACGGCCTTGCCCTGGACGTGGCCATGGCCCTGTCCGCGGTGAAGGTCAAGACCACCAGCCTCTCCGCCCGCTCCATGCCCGACGGGTACGCCTCCATCTCCATGGTGCTGGAGGTCAAGGGCCAATCCGAGCTCAACACGGTCATCAACCGCCTGGGCCAGATCGCCGGGGTGTACCAGATCAAGCGGGCCGCGGGCTAG